The Microbacterium sp. LWO12-1.2 genome includes a window with the following:
- the era gene encoding GTPase Era: protein MTEQTRSGFVTFVGRPNVGKSTLTNALVGEKIAITSEKPQTTRRAIRGIVNRPEGQLVIVDTPGIHKPRTLLGERLNDLVDQVLGDVDVIGFCVPATEKVGPGDRRIVASLDGYPRAKKVAIVTKTDAAGRDDITERLLEVDALREDWAAVVPLSALTRDQLEVLADELLSLMPKGPPLYEEGITTDESQEDRIAEMIREAALEGVRDELPHSIAVIVDEVSRREDSDLTDVHAQIVVERDSQKAIIIGHKGKRLRDVGARARGGIEELLGTRVFLGLHVKVAKEWQRDPKQLGRLGF, encoded by the coding sequence ATGACTGAGCAGACGCGAAGTGGGTTCGTGACCTTCGTCGGGCGCCCGAATGTGGGCAAGTCCACACTGACCAATGCGCTGGTGGGAGAGAAGATCGCGATCACCAGCGAGAAGCCGCAGACGACGCGGCGCGCGATCCGCGGGATCGTGAACCGCCCGGAGGGGCAGCTCGTGATCGTCGACACTCCGGGCATCCACAAGCCCCGCACGTTGCTCGGCGAGCGTCTCAACGACCTCGTCGACCAGGTGCTCGGTGACGTCGACGTGATCGGATTCTGTGTGCCGGCGACCGAGAAGGTCGGGCCGGGGGACCGTCGTATCGTGGCCTCGCTGGACGGGTATCCGCGAGCCAAGAAGGTCGCGATCGTCACCAAGACCGATGCGGCGGGGCGAGACGACATCACCGAGCGACTGCTCGAAGTCGATGCGCTCCGCGAGGACTGGGCGGCGGTGGTGCCGCTGTCGGCGCTCACCCGCGATCAGCTCGAGGTGCTCGCCGATGAGCTGCTGAGCCTGATGCCGAAGGGCCCGCCCCTGTACGAAGAGGGCATCACGACCGATGAGTCGCAGGAGGATCGGATCGCCGAGATGATCCGGGAGGCGGCGCTCGAGGGCGTCCGCGATGAACTGCCGCACTCGATCGCCGTGATCGTCGACGAGGTCTCTCGACGCGAGGACAGCGACCTCACCGATGTGCATGCGCAGATCGTCGTCGAGCGCGACAGCCAGAAGGCGATCATCATCGGCCACAAGGGCAAGCGGCTGCGCGACGTCGGTGCCCGCGCGCGCGGCGGGATCGAGGAGCTCCTCGGAACCCGTGTGTTCCTCGGACTGCACGTGAAGGTCGCCAAGGAGTGGCAGCGCGACCCGAAGCAGCTGGGCAGGCTCGGATTCTGA
- a CDS encoding RNA polymerase sigma factor, producing the protein MTDRSADPNSLQDQVFTRVFDAHWAALRHHVEGVVADDDEVTEIVSAVFLEAWTRLDVARPMGRVWLFRAADRELRARSGRATSRSAVLDAMHHGMAGTSEEAGTVDLAADQMPDRDSVLRALGVLTTRQRRIIMLAYWDGLTEGEISELLRYPRRSVRTMLRRAEKRMRDALGLEGASEREG; encoded by the coding sequence ATGACCGATCGCAGCGCAGACCCGAACTCGCTGCAGGATCAGGTCTTCACACGAGTGTTCGACGCCCACTGGGCCGCCCTGCGGCACCACGTCGAGGGTGTCGTCGCGGATGACGACGAAGTCACCGAGATCGTCTCCGCGGTGTTCCTCGAAGCGTGGACGCGGTTGGATGTCGCCAGGCCGATGGGCAGAGTCTGGTTGTTCCGTGCAGCCGATCGCGAGCTGCGCGCCCGGTCGGGCCGTGCGACGAGCAGATCGGCTGTTCTCGATGCGATGCACCACGGCATGGCCGGCACCTCCGAGGAGGCGGGCACGGTCGATCTCGCGGCCGATCAGATGCCGGATCGTGACAGCGTGCTGCGTGCTTTGGGTGTCCTCACCACGCGTCAACGGCGTATCATCATGCTGGCATACTGGGACGGGCTCACCGAGGGGGAGATCTCGGAGCTGCTTCGGTATCCGCGTCGCAGTGTGCGGACGATGTTGCGCCGCGCAGAGAAGCGAATGCGGGATGCGCTGGG
- a CDS encoding PhoH family protein: MVQLLGPQDRLLRMLEKEHRDVQVLVRGNEITLSGGVSEVANAKKLVDELLAMTKAGHDLAPSDVTNSARLLRRDGGPRPSEVLGEAILSTRGKVIRPKTLGQKEYVDAIEENTIVFGIGPAGTGKTYLAMAKAVQALQRKEVTRIILTRPAVEAGERLGFLPGTLTDKIDPYLRPLYDALNEMMDPEIVPRLMASGTIEVAPLAYMRGRTLNDSFVVLDEAQNTTPEQMKMFLTRLGFGTRMVVTGDITQVDLPQGSSGLRLVTRVLDGIDDIHFSRLTSDDVVRHSLVGRIVDAYSEYDEKRTAQRFEREQAAALRQAQGPDSRDRRGAQRPGPRDRAPKRGLS; this comes from the coding sequence ATGGTGCAGCTGCTCGGACCGCAGGACCGCCTGCTGCGGATGCTCGAGAAGGAGCATCGCGACGTGCAGGTGCTGGTGCGCGGCAACGAGATCACGCTCAGCGGCGGCGTCTCGGAGGTCGCGAACGCGAAGAAGCTCGTCGACGAACTGCTGGCGATGACGAAGGCCGGACATGATCTGGCACCGAGCGACGTGACGAACTCGGCGCGGCTGCTGCGACGCGACGGCGGACCGCGTCCGAGCGAGGTGCTGGGCGAGGCGATCCTCTCGACCCGTGGCAAGGTGATCCGTCCCAAGACGCTGGGTCAGAAGGAGTACGTCGACGCGATCGAGGAGAACACGATCGTGTTCGGCATCGGTCCCGCAGGTACGGGCAAGACCTATCTCGCGATGGCGAAGGCCGTGCAGGCGCTGCAGCGCAAAGAGGTCACGCGCATCATCCTGACGCGTCCCGCCGTCGAGGCGGGGGAGCGCCTGGGCTTCCTGCCCGGCACACTGACCGACAAGATCGACCCGTATCTGCGCCCGCTCTACGACGCGCTGAACGAGATGATGGACCCCGAGATCGTGCCGCGCCTGATGGCGTCGGGGACGATCGAGGTCGCTCCGCTCGCCTACATGCGCGGACGCACCCTGAACGACTCGTTCGTGGTGCTCGACGAAGCGCAGAACACCACCCCCGAGCAGATGAAGATGTTCCTGACGCGGTTGGGCTTCGGCACGCGGATGGTCGTCACCGGTGACATCACCCAGGTCGACCTGCCACAGGGATCGTCGGGGCTGCGGCTCGTGACGCGTGTCCTGGACGGCATCGACGACATCCATTTCTCGCGACTCACGAGCGACGACGTCGTGCGGCACTCTCTCGTCGGGCGCATCGTGGATGCGTACAGCGAGTACGACGAGAAGCGCACAGCGCAGCGCTTCGAGCGCGAGCAGGCGGCGGCCCTTCGACAGGCTCAGGGACCGGATTCTCGGGACCGCCGCGGCGCCCAGCGACCAGGACCGCGCGACCGTGCGCCGAAACGAGGACTCTCATGA
- the ybeY gene encoding rRNA maturation RNase YbeY: MIEINNESAIDVDETVLQRLTDYNLAQLHVSPDAEVAIVLVDEGAMEALHVQWMDEPGPTDVLSFPMDELRPGTEDRPTAPGLLGDIVLCPQVAETQAQAAKHTLMDELILLTTHGLLHLLGFDHAEPDEEREMFGLQKQLIEGFAASERRR, from the coding sequence ATGATCGAGATCAACAACGAGTCGGCCATCGACGTCGACGAGACCGTGCTGCAGCGGCTGACCGACTACAACCTCGCGCAGCTGCATGTCAGCCCCGACGCCGAGGTCGCGATCGTGCTCGTCGACGAGGGCGCCATGGAAGCACTGCACGTGCAGTGGATGGATGAGCCCGGGCCCACCGATGTGCTCAGCTTCCCGATGGACGAGCTGCGCCCGGGCACCGAGGATCGTCCCACGGCACCCGGTCTGCTCGGCGACATCGTGCTCTGCCCGCAAGTCGCGGAGACGCAGGCCCAGGCGGCGAAGCACACGCTGATGGACGAGCTGATCCTGCTCACCACCCACGGGCTGCTGCACCTCCTCGGGTTCGATCACGCCGAGCCCGACGAGGAGCGTGAGATGTTCGGACTCCAGAAGCAGCTCATCGAAGGCTTCGCTGCGTCTGAACGCCGACGATGA
- a CDS encoding hemolysin family protein, with protein MTAAFLLAGAVLLVAFGGLMAAIDAAFGVSSRSDLEEMGSEGRNARQLARIAADPDAHVNAVAFIRVLAETAAAVLVTVAFMFLFDNIWWAMLAAAVLMTGISFVLVGASPRTFGRDHADGLLRANAPVVRGLRIFLGPIAQGLVALGNRVTPGAGRSSFSSEEQLLSMVDEAASNDLIEADDRDLIHSVFDFTDQFVRAVMVPRTEMVTVDATASTSEAMALFLNRGVSRMPVVDDDADDVVGVLYLKDLVQFAFRDENAWRTASIRPISRPATFVPESMRAETLLQQMKRDAVHVCLVIDEHGGISGLVTLEDLIEELVGEISDEYDQVSAEFVELGDGRYRVSARLSLEDVGDLFGLELEDEDVDSIGGLLGKALGQVPQPGATATVHGLVLTGGASRGRGRGIATVFVERAAVDAESTEDEGERRDD; from the coding sequence ATGACAGCGGCCTTCCTCCTCGCCGGCGCCGTCCTGCTCGTCGCCTTCGGTGGTCTCATGGCCGCCATCGACGCGGCATTCGGTGTCTCGTCGCGGTCAGACCTCGAGGAGATGGGCAGCGAAGGGCGCAACGCTCGCCAGCTGGCGCGCATCGCCGCTGACCCGGATGCCCACGTCAACGCCGTCGCGTTCATCCGCGTGCTGGCGGAGACCGCGGCCGCCGTGCTCGTGACCGTCGCGTTCATGTTCCTGTTCGACAACATCTGGTGGGCGATGCTCGCTGCCGCCGTGCTGATGACCGGCATCAGCTTCGTGCTGGTCGGTGCGAGCCCCCGCACCTTCGGACGCGACCACGCCGATGGGCTGCTGCGCGCGAACGCCCCGGTCGTCAGAGGACTGCGGATCTTCCTCGGACCGATCGCGCAGGGCCTGGTCGCCCTCGGCAACCGGGTCACCCCAGGGGCCGGTCGCAGCTCGTTCAGCTCGGAGGAGCAACTGCTCAGCATGGTCGATGAGGCGGCATCCAACGACCTCATCGAGGCGGACGACCGCGACCTGATCCATTCGGTGTTCGACTTCACCGACCAGTTCGTGCGCGCCGTGATGGTTCCTCGCACGGAGATGGTGACGGTCGACGCCACCGCGTCGACGAGCGAGGCCATGGCGCTGTTCCTGAACCGGGGCGTCTCGCGCATGCCGGTCGTCGATGATGATGCCGATGACGTGGTGGGCGTGCTGTATCTCAAGGATCTGGTGCAGTTCGCATTCCGCGATGAGAACGCGTGGCGCACGGCATCCATCCGGCCGATCTCCCGACCTGCGACATTCGTTCCCGAGTCGATGCGCGCCGAGACATTGCTGCAGCAGATGAAGCGCGACGCGGTGCATGTGTGCCTCGTGATCGACGAGCACGGCGGGATCTCGGGACTGGTGACCCTCGAGGATCTGATCGAGGAGCTCGTGGGAGAGATCTCGGACGAGTACGATCAGGTATCCGCTGAGTTCGTCGAACTCGGTGACGGACGATACCGCGTGAGTGCCCGGCTCTCGCTGGAGGACGTGGGCGACCTCTTCGGACTCGAGCTCGAGGATGAAGACGTCGACTCGATCGGCGGACTGCTCGGCAAGGCTCTCGGGCAGGTTCCGCAGCCCGGTGCGACAGCGACGGTCCACGGTCTGGTGCTCACCGGAGGTGCCTCGCGCGGGCGTGGACGGGGAATTGCGACGGTGTTCGTCGAACGAGCAGCCGTCGATGCGGAATCGACAGAGGATGAGGGAGAGCGACGCGATGACTGA